The genomic window CCGCGCGCCGTTCCGCTTGCTGGCGCCCTTCATTCTTCACGCCGGCGCCACCCATGACGGCGACCGCGACAGCCACACGCCAGAGGCGAGTGCCGTTCTGCGCGGCAGTGGCGACCTTTCCGCGCAGTTCGGCTGAATTTTCGGCATTACGCCGCTGCCGGGGCAGATGACCGGGTGACACGACTCGGGTTCTGTGATGCAATCGTCATATTCGGTAACGATCACAGGAGGACGGATATGACCATCGCTTCGCACCTGCAGGAACTGCGTCGCAAGCACGAAACGCTTTCGGACGTTGTCGAGAAAGCGCAACGCAGCCCCGGCGGTGATGACCTGAAGATTGCCGAAATGAAAAAGCAGAAACTCAAGATCAAGGAAGAAATCAGCCGCCTGTCGCAGGGCTAGCTTTTCGCGGCGCTGGCGCGTGCCGCCAGTGCCGCCCCCCCGGCGATCAGCGCCGCCGCAAGGCCGATGGTAGCCGTGGCTTCGGTGACACCGGCCACAACCAAAGCGAGAGTAGACAGCAGCGGCGCGGCATAGGATGCCACCCCCAGAAGCTGGATGTCACCGCGCTTGACCCCGATATCCCAGGTGAAGAACGCAATCCCCACCGGGCCGATGCCCAGTGCCAGCACCGAAAGCCACCCCGGCAGGCCCACCGGCCAGACCGTGACCTCCAGTGCCAGATGCGCCGCCAGCGACAGCGCCGCCGTCGCCAGACAGAACACCACCACCGATTCGGTCGGCACCGCGCCCAGTCGGCGTGACAGCACCGAATAGACCGCCCATGTCACCGCGCAAAGGAAGGCCAGCCCCAGCCCCGGCAGCGCCTGCGCCTCGAACGCCGCACCACCGCGCAGCACGATCAGCGCAGCCCCGGCAAAGGCCAGCAACGCCCCCAGCACATGCAGCCGCCCCAGCCGCTCGCCCGGCAAGAGACCCGAAAGCAGCACGATGAACAGCGGCCAGCGATAGGCTATCAGCCCCGCCTCGGCCGCAGGCGCCATGCGCAAGGCGCTGAAATACAGAAAGTGATAGCCAAAAAGCCCCGCCGTGCCAAAGGCATAGACCTTCCACGGCACCCGGCGCAAGCTCCCGAACCCGGCGCCGCGCGCCACCCAGACCAAGCCGATTCCGCCACCGATGCCAAAGCACAGCGCGTTCAGCAGGAACGGCGGCACCGGCGCCGACCCCACGGTGAACAGCGCCAGCAACGACCACAGCAGGACCGCCGAAAACCCGATGAGTGTCGCCTTGCCGCGCGTCATGGCCGCCCTTCGATCCCGATGCGCGCCCGACGGCGCGCAGGAAAAAAGGCCCGCACAGGGCGGGCCTTTCACCGCAACGTGCGGAAATCAGACGAAGAACTGCCCGCCGTTGGCCGAAATCGTGGCACCGGTGATGAACCCGGCGTCGTCGGCGGCAAGGAACACCACGCAGCGCGCAATCTCCTCGGGCTCGCCCAGACGGCCGACCGGAATCTGCGGGATGATGCGCTCGTTCAGCACCTTCTCGTCGATGGCGCGCACCATTTCGGTGCCGATGTAGCCCGGGCAGATCGCGTTCACGGTGATGCCCGCGCGGGCCCCTTCCTGCGCCAGCGCCTTGGTGAAGCCCAGATCGCCCGACTTGGCGGCGGAATAGTTGACCTGCCCCGCCTGCCCCTTCTGCCCGTTGATCGACGAGATGTTGATCACCCGGCCGAACTTGCGGTCGCGCATCCCGGTCCAGACCGGATGGGTCATGTTGAACAGGCCGGAAAGGTTGGTATCCATCACCTCTTTCCACATGCCCGGCGTCATCTTGTGGAACATCGCGTCGCGTGTGATGCCCGCGTTGTTCACCAGCACGTCGATCGGGCCAATCTCGGCCTCGACCTGCTTGATCCCGGCGGCGCAGGCGTCATAGTCGGCGACCGACCATTTGTAGGTCGGAATCCCGGTTTCGGCGGTGAACTTCGCCGCGGCTTCCTCGTTGCCGGCATAGTTCGCCGCCACCGTGTAACCCGCCGCCTTCAGCGCGACCGAGATCGCCGCGCCGATCCCGCGCGAGCCCCCCGTGACCAATGCAACTTTCGCCATGTTTCCTCCTCCTAGAGAATTGCTTTGAAACGCTGTTACCCAAAACGCAATCAGGGCGCAACAATGTTGCGCCCTGAATTTTCACTTGCGGCGAAATCAGCCGCGCTCAAGGCACATGGCAATGCCCATGCCGCCGCCGATGCACAGCGTGGCAAGGCCCTTCTGCGCGTCGCGGCGCTGCATTTCGAACAGCAGCGTGTTCAGAATCCGCGCCCCGCTGGCCCCGATCGGGTGGCCGATGGCAATCGCGCCGCCGTTGACGTTGACGATTTCCGGATCCCAGCCCATGTCCTGATTGACGGCGCAGGCCTGCGCGGCAAACGCCTCGTTCGCCTCGACCAGATCCAGATCGGCGGCCTTCCAGCCGGCCTTTTCCAGCGCCTTTCGGCTGGCCGGAATCGGGCCCGAGCCCATCAGCGCCGGATCGACACCGACCGTGGCATAGGAGGCGATTCGCGCCATCGGCGTCAGGCCGCGGCGTGCCGCTTCCTCGACCGTCATCAGCAGCATCCCCGCCGCGCCGTCGTTCAGCCCGCTGGCGTTGCCCGCCGTGACCGTGCCGTCCTTGGAAAAGGCCGGGCGCAGCTTGGTCATCGCGTCGAGCGTGGCGCCGTGGCGGATGTATTCGTCGGCCGAAACCGTGACCTCGCCCTTGCGGGTCTTGATCACGAAGGGCACGATTTCATCGGCAAACTTGCCGGCCTTCTGCGCCGCCTCGGCCTTGTTCTGGCTGGCCACGGCGAAGGCGTCCTGCATCTCGCGCGTGATCTGCCAGCGCGCCGCGACGTTTTCGGCCGTGGTGCCCATGTGATAGCCGTTGAACGCATCCCACAGCCCGTCGCGGATCATGCTGTCGA from Paracoccaceae bacterium Fryx2 includes these protein-coding regions:
- a CDS encoding EamA family transporter, giving the protein MTRGKATLIGFSAVLLWSLLALFTVGSAPVPPFLLNALCFGIGGGIGLVWVARGAGFGSLRRVPWKVYAFGTAGLFGYHFLYFSALRMAPAAEAGLIAYRWPLFIVLLSGLLPGERLGRLHVLGALLAFAGAALIVLRGGAAFEAQALPGLGLAFLCAVTWAVYSVLSRRLGAVPTESVVVFCLATAALSLAAHLALEVTVWPVGLPGWLSVLALGIGPVGIAFFTWDIGVKRGDIQLLGVASYAAPLLSTLALVVAGVTEATATIGLAAALIAGGAALAARASAAKS
- the phbB gene encoding acetoacetyl-CoA reductase → MAKVALVTGGSRGIGAAISVALKAAGYTVAANYAGNEEAAAKFTAETGIPTYKWSVADYDACAAGIKQVEAEIGPIDVLVNNAGITRDAMFHKMTPGMWKEVMDTNLSGLFNMTHPVWTGMRDRKFGRVINISSINGQKGQAGQVNYSAAKSGDLGFTKALAQEGARAGITVNAICPGYIGTEMVRAIDEKVLNERIIPQIPVGRLGEPEEIARCVVFLAADDAGFITGATISANGGQFFV
- a CDS encoding acetyl-CoA C-acetyltransferase, with translation MTNVVIVSAARTAVGSFNGAFAATPAHELGAAVIEAVVARAGIDKAEVEETILGQVLTAGQGQNPARQAAIRAGLAIGSTALTINQVCGSGVRAVAMGAQHVMLGDAKIVVAGGQESMSLSPHVAHLRAGQKMGDLNFIDSMIRDGLWDAFNGYHMGTTAENVAARWQITREMQDAFAVASQNKAEAAQKAGKFADEIVPFVIKTRKGEVTVSADEYIRHGATLDAMTKLRPAFSKDGTVTAGNASGLNDGAAGMLLMTVEEAARRGLTPMARIASYATVGVDPALMGSGPIPASRKALEKAGWKAADLDLVEANEAFAAQACAVNQDMGWDPEIVNVNGGAIAIGHPIGASGARILNTLLFEMQRRDAQKGLATLCIGGGMGIAMCLERG
- a CDS encoding DUF465 domain-containing protein, producing MTIASHLQELRRKHETLSDVVEKAQRSPGGDDLKIAEMKKQKLKIKEEISRLSQG